One Bemisia tabaci chromosome 4, PGI_BMITA_v3 genomic window, ACCTCATGGTTCCATAAGAAAGTGGTTGGTGTGTTGGTGactgaatatttaaatttattgcaGTCTTCcacaatttgataaaaaaaaaagctttacaGAATAAGCGAAAAGCTTATCAAGGCACTTAAGAGGTGCACCTTAAAAGTCTGCAAGAGAAGCAAAATGTAGGTATTTAGGTATGACAAAgctgagaaaaaatgatttatacttacTTATTTCGCTCACCtgtcaaatacatttttcagtacCTGGAGGTGTACATGAGGAATATTAGAAATCTCTACAATAACTCCTCAGCAGTAAAAGAAATGAATTTTGCTGAAGCTGCGATGGTGATTCAGAATTCACTGATTATCTTTGCCAAGAATGTCGACTCAATTTGGGCAAGAGCTATGAGCATACGGCTTCCTTTATCTGCTAACATACAGTAAGTGATCAAAGTATTTTCTCAGGGTCTTAACTCTTTCAATGGAAGAACTTTCAAACTCAACTCTCAACTCTTCAACTCTTCAACTCTTTTCTAGATGAAGATTCTCCATGTACATCCCACAAATCAAGTTAGGAAAAATATGTTGGTAAAACATGGCAGTCTGAGGCGCTTTAAGGCCCTCTCTCATGCCTAGATGGGTCCGCCGTCTGTCATTAATATGATGCAATTGCAGTTCATATCTTCACCAACAGAAAGTATATGAAGCCATATATGCATAGATAGCGGATGTCAAGTTGTTAAGCTTTTAAGCTTTGGGAAAATGACGTTCGAAGTTTTCATAGCTGTGCATCTTTGCGTCTGTACAGCTAAAAGGGTTTCGTTAAGAAAATCATTTTAGACAATAGAGCAaatctttttctaaaaaatgagctccaggaatttaaatttaaagcaaaTTCCATGGAAGGGCTTGGAAGGCAAGGGGGATGAGTGctgcttttgaaaaattttagatattaatgatttaaacTAAAACTAGTCCTAGAATATATTCTGCGAAGAAGCCACtaccaaaatccaatttttaagcatcaaaaactgAGTTAGAACTTTCTCTCTGCAACAAGGCTCCATCCtactttgaacttttcaaaacctactcttgaaatagcaaaatctGCTCTTAGCCCACTTGTCATCCAAAGCCCTCAATTGAGATgcagtgattttaaaaaaatgaccacATCTCCTGTTCTTacataaaactatttttaagacATAAAATTAACTACTTATCTAATGTAAAAAAGGGAAAGTGCTTTTAATGAATCAACGTATGATAACTGTTgagtttttcaatgatttttctaaGGAACTAAGTGTTTGGTAACTTTCAAATTGGACACAAGGGTCAAATTATATTATTGATCTTCTAAAGTAGGGAAAAAATTGGAGAGGGTGCCATCCTACAGATACCTATATGCAACAGTCTTATTTATGTTTATTACTAGGTACTTTAATGTGCTTATTTACACTATCATCAAGGAGATCAATGAGCTTTGTTAAGATGAACAGGGAATTCCGACGCCCGCTTTTTTTAGGTATAACATGGTTTCATATTTATATCTTAAtagaaaattatgcaagaagtCTGAAACTTGGCACCAACTCTTGAGGGTTCATGGATTCCATTAAATTGTTCCATTAAAGAGAGATCGCAATGCACAAAATGGTGGATAGGTTGACATGATGGTTCTATTAAAAGGGTTAAATTAAAAACACTGTTTTCTTTGAGAATTTAGTTAATTCCAAGTCATTTTTTGTTACATTTGTCGAGGATATTTGGTAACCTCATATTTATTCTTTTCACccgaaaaaaaataactatGATGAAGACAATGAGGATTGTGATGTTGGAACTGGTGAAGAAGGTGCGAAGCACAAAGAAAAAgctaagaagaagaaaaagagaacattTAATGTTGAAGATTTTCAACTCCTTCCTTTTCTCAATACTGGTGAGTGTGAGATTGTAGGACATGTAATCCtttaaccaaaatttggaaatacttCTTGAAACTCCCTTGACTTAAGATCtctaacaaagaaaatttaaaggtgTATCACAAATTCTAGCCCCTATCTTCAGGGTTACATAAAGTAAGGGTGCTAAAAATACCTCATCTGCGAATCGCAACAAACAAGGCAAATCTTGGGTTGAGGGGCAACTTGCGGGAGTGATGACccctatttttctctctttttagcCCTTGCTTATTTTTCGAAAGtctagaaaacctggaaagtcaaaGAATATACAGTTATCCAGGAAAGTCAGGAATTTAGGGAACTCCTGGAAAGTATCGGAATATTGCGAATAGCGCATCTGCTTAGCAACTTCAGCTAGTGCCACTCGAGAGAGTGGAAACAATTTTGTAGTGTCCTTTCTTGTCAATTAACTGATCGAATTCTCTATCATTTCATCAGTCAAACTGTCTATTCATTAACCTGTTAGATTAACCAGTCAAATTGTTTTTTGAGCAACCAATCAAATTATCTGTCAATCAATAAGTTGGATCATCTGTTTCATTGACTAGAAGTCTCTCCATTGACAAGGCAAATCATTTGTCTATGGACCATTCAACTCCCCTTTTGATCTATCAGTTGAATCTTCTTTCGATCAACAAGTCAAATTTTCTATCAATGGAACTTCCGATCCTAATcaatttacctttttttttatttttcagataaaaatattgatatgaaACTAGACAAGAAAGAGGATAAACTAGCAAAGCAATCAGATAAACTTGTCCTCCCCACCCTCTTGAACACCAAAAGTGGTTAATAAATCGAGAGATATTTTCACTTCTGAAGGAGAAGCAGTCTGGAAAATGGATGAATTCAGGTATAGACTATTGTTTTTCCTACAATACCAACTTGTATTATTAATAGTAAATGTGTCTTCTATTTCAGAGCAGCCACTGTTAgtaaaaatatcaggaaaaattacgaaaatcgGTCATGAATCAGAAAATTCCGATTGTGTCAAGCATTCTTCAACTATTTGCAGTTTAGCACATggaaaagtgaaacattttattcagttcATTACATATGTTGGTTTTTGTAATTAGACAATTATCGATTCATTCaggtaaaaaatcaggaaaatccaaaatgtaaTTTTAGCAGATACATTGTTTTCGAAATGTTTTAAAGTCTCACAAAACGTTGATCTTCTGATAAATCTGCAGGAAATTGTCAAACTCCATCCAAATACTTCttttattacacatttttttaattaatcttcAGGGTTTTCGGCGTTCAAGAAAACCTGAAAAGTCTAAGACTTAGGCAAGTAGCGCATCAGCTCAGCAACTGCAGCCGGCATTATTTTTAGAGAGCAGGGACAACTTTCAAGTgcctttttctaaaatttaaatctaagtggaaatttcatgcaaaatttacCAGCAGTCAGCGTAATTCTAAGGGAAAAAATCTAAGATGTAGTTTTGTCCAAAGATCAGGGAAAAACAGAGAATCACAAAATTCTGGAGTCAGGAAAAAGCCAAAAAAGTCAGGCAAATGAAGCAGTTATGAGATCCCTTTCCGCAAAATCATTCAGCCTCGATTTTTAATCTACAATTTTGTGAGagtttatcgatgtttttattGACGCCTAAACTATGTTAACAAATCTTCTGCTCTTCTCCagctcattttatttattttttgaagaaagtaattCTCCCAGATTATTCTGTTCATTGAAAGACTTCGGCGATTTTAAAGAAAGTCACATTCATGAGTTTTCACCTTTCAGCTCcaaatatttttccaaatattgtctCAATTTATCGCTCAAGTCAGACACATTTAAATTACCCTAAGTAATCCGTGATTGTTTGTCCTTAGGGTCGATTACCTAGTCCATTTTATTATACTCCACCTCTTTTTTCCCCAGATTATTTTGGCCCATTACGGAAAGTGGTTACCTTCAAGAAGATAATGAACCTGAAGATCGGTGTGTGTTTCCTGAAAGAATCATCAAACAAAGTTTTACAGGTACAAAATACATTTGTATCCCTTGAACAGTCGAATCAACCATTATAAAAACAATCTACGTATCTCCTCTTTCTTAAAAACTGTTCCACGCACCTATTTTAATGTCTAATCTTGAAATCATCAACTCTTTGGAGTTTAACCTAAGTTGAGAACTTAAAAACTCTTTTGAgcagataaaaaaatgaaaattagtaaATTCTTTTAGAGTTGTAAAGAAATGTTTAGGTTAAAGAGTCAAGTTGTTTTTTATACAGCTGATTTTTCTGTGTAATTTT contains:
- the LOC109031328 gene encoding uncharacterized protein isoform X1, translating into MAPEPLDISEHELLFKATDISDHELLFKATNFTKLASVDMCQYLEVYMRNIRNLYNNSSAVKEMNFAEAAMVIQNSLIIFAKNVDSIWARAMSIRLPLSANIQIFGNLIFILFTRKKITMMKTMRIVMLELVKKVRSTKKKLRRRKREHLMLKIFNSFLFSILIKILI